The genomic region CCTCACCGTCGGCGGGCAACGCCGCGACGTCGGCCGGATCGATGAAGTCCAGGTCGTAGGCGTTCGCGATCTCGCGCGCCATCCCGCGCACCGACAGGCAGTAGCCGCGATCGGGGGTGATAGCCAGGTGGAACACGACGTCATCGAGACCCAGCAACTCGGCGGCCGGATGCCCCGGTTCCGCCGTGCCGGGAGGCAGGACCAGGATGCCGGAGTGGTCGGTGCCCAGGTTCAATTCGGCCGTCGAGCAGATCATCCCGTCCGACGTCCGGCCGTAGGTCTTGCGGCTCGAGATGGCGAAGTCGCCCGGCAGGACCGCGCCGGGCAGTGCCACGACCACCAAATCGCCGACCGTGAAATTCGTTGCACCACAGACAATTTCATGCGGCTCGACATCGCCAGCCTGTGAACCCAAGTCGACCTTGACGGCCCGGATCGGCTTCTTGAACTCGGTCAGCTCCTCGATATCGGCGACCCGGCCCACGGTCAGCGGACCCGTCACCGGCCCGACCGGGATGACCTCCTCGATCTCGTGGCCGATGCGGATCAGCGCCTGCTCGAGCTCGGAAGGACCCGCGTCCCAGCCTGGAGCGCCGGCCTGCACCACCTCGCGCAGCCAGCTGTACGGCAGCCGCATCAGGCCCCTACTCCGAATGGGAGCGAAAACCGCACGTCACCCTCGACCATGTCGCGCATGTCCGGAATTCCGTTGCGGAACTGCAGGGTTCGTTCCAGGCCCATGCCGAAGGCGAACCCGGAATACACCTCGGGGTCGATACCGCAGGCCCGCAGCACGTTCGGGTTCACCATGCCGCAGCCACCCCACTCCACCCAGCCGGGGCCGCCCTTCTTGTTCGGGAACCAGACGTCGACCTCGGCCGACGGTTCGGTGAACGGGAAGAAGTGCGGGCGGAAGCGGGTGCGGCCCTGCGGACCGAACTCCGAGCGGGCGAACGCGTCGAGCGTCCCGCGCAGGTGCGCCATCGTCAGCCCCTTGTCGACCGCGAGGCCTTCGACCTGGTGGAACACCGGGGTATGGGTGGCGTCGAGCTCGTCGGTGCGGAACGTGCGCCCGATCGAGACGATGTAGACGGGAAGGTCGCGTTCCAACAGCGTCCGGATCTGCACGGGCGAGGTGTGTGTGCGCAGCACCTGCCGCGACCCGTCGGGGGCGATTTGGAACGTGTCCTGCTCACTGCGGGCGGGGTGGTCGGGCGGGAAGTTCAATGCG from Mycobacterium sp. IDR2000157661 harbors:
- the pheS gene encoding phenylalanine--tRNA ligase subunit alpha, with amino-acid sequence MADQPVDLSEEALTKVVSAARHAFDLATDLDALARARTDHLGDRSPIALARQALGSLAKEDRADAGKRVNVARGDVQHAYDERLSTLRAERDAAVLVAERIDVTLPSTRQPIGARHPITILAEHIADTFVAMGWELAEGPEVETEQFNFDALNFPPDHPARSEQDTFQIAPDGSRQVLRTHTSPVQIRTLLERDLPVYIVSIGRTFRTDELDATHTPVFHQVEGLAVDKGLTMAHLRGTLDAFARSEFGPQGRTRFRPHFFPFTEPSAEVDVWFPNKKGGPGWVEWGGCGMVNPNVLRACGIDPEVYSGFAFGMGLERTLQFRNGIPDMRDMVEGDVRFSLPFGVGA